A single region of the Pieris rapae chromosome 19, ilPieRapa1.1, whole genome shotgun sequence genome encodes:
- the LOC110999587 gene encoding trans-Golgi network integral membrane protein TGN38 has product MRMAKYFLLLLQLLCLALALPVEENTTQKQNANITNELVSLAKSCENSFLAELIKSQLEYCNTTPVGSHVNLDCLIFYEINSQLCSAFGRSEIDLKLNYTNKMNLTYNALTLCDDAKEWKSVTPQYKAILDKLFKTKVVCVRVCSTYDTFSEDSNFFCKYFKWGTDLLTLQKKTIAEVVSTNKPPNLDVLPETKSEEAITTNNAPISQNLNNESKQHKELSDQSTKQEISIKTDEIKQDTTKKSQPVADISSTKVEEKEPNKENDIPQSNLISNKKPTNIEEALKVDVDKEIKDIEKENDFKPVVDNPKANLEQDLDDTNNDFGNDLDSDDEPLSDADNINDGNELEPKIEKPLNENSSFNKLPHTSFMDIPQREVYPNAIQDTISEEEDHFFPFFLTSIVFVVLLYILYHNKNKLTKLILGLIVEGRQTNRRRNSRGHAYRRLDTLEQAMSANSTAPPSKIIY; this is encoded by the exons ATGAGAATGGCCAAATACTTTTTACTGTTATTACAATTACTTTGCCTTGCCTTGGCCCTACCTGTCGAAGAGAACACGACACAAAAGCAAAATGCTAATATAACAAACGAGTTGGTAAGTTTAGCTAAGAGTTGCGAAAACTCATTCTTGGccgaattaattaaaagtcagTTGGAATACTGCAATACCACGCCAGTAGGTAGTCATGTAAATCTggattgtttaatattttatgagatAAACAGTCAATTATGTTCAGCATTTGGTAGATCAGAAATagatctaaaattaaattacacaaacaaaatgaatCTTACTTACAATGCACTAACATTATGTGATGATGCAAAAGAATGGAAATCTGTTACGCCACAATACAAAGCTATTTTAgacaaattattcaaaacaaaagtaGTTTGTGTTAGAGTATGTAGTACTTATGATACATTTAGTGAAGATTCAAActttttctgtaaatatttcaaatgggGTACGGATTTGCTAACGCTACAAAAAAAGACTATAGCAGAAGTTGTTAGTACCAACAAACCCCCTAACCTAGATGTTTTGCCTGAAACAAAGTCTGAAGAAGCTATAACAACAAATAATGCTCCTAtttcacaaaatttaaataatgagtCAAAACAACATAAGGAGTTGTCTGATCAATCTACTAAACAGGAAATTTCTATCAAAACTGATGAAATAAAGCAAGATACAACTAAAAAGAGTCAACCAGTAGCTGATATATCATCAACAAAAGTGGAGGAAAAGGAGCCAAATAAGGAAAATGATATACCACAATCAAACTTAATATCTAACAAAAAACCTACAAACATAGAAGAAGCATTAAAAGTTGATGTAGATAAGGAAATTAAAGATATTGAGaaagaaaatgattttaaaccAGTGGTTGATAATCCAAAAGCTAATCTTGAACAAGATTTGGATGATACAAACAATGATTTTGGAAATGATCTTG ATTCAGATGACGAACCACTATCAGATGCAGACAATATTAATGACGGCAATGAACTGGAGCCAAAAATTGAAAAACCCTTAAATGAGAAttctagttttaataaattaccacACACATCATTTATGGATATCCCTCAAAGag aagtgTATCCAAATGCAATACAAGACACTATTTCGGAGGAAGAAGACCACTTCTTTCCATTTTTCCTGACAAGCATTGTTTTTGTGGTTCTGCTTTATATTCTATATCATAACAAGAACAAACTTACAAAATTG attttaGGTCTAATTGTAGAAGGCCGTCAAACGAATCGCAGAAGAAATAGCCGAGGTCATGCATATAGACGACTAGACACTCTTGAGCAAGCAATGAGTGCCAATAGTACAGCGCCAccaagtaaaattatatactaa